A region of the Terriglobales bacterium genome:
TGCATGCCGGTAAGAGATGCATTCCGCCGGAGATCGCTGCCGGACTTGCCGAACATCTCAGCGACGAAGCGCTCAGCGAACGCGAAGTGGAGGTTTTACGCCACGTAGCTGCAGGCAACCGCAATCGGGATGTCGCAGACAGACTTTCCGTCGCGGTGGAAACCGTCAAGGCTCATATGAAGCACATCATGGACAAACTGGGCGCCTCTGATCGCACTCAGGCAGTAGCAATCGCGGTGCGGCGCGGAATCATCGATCTGTAGGCGAAGGCTCCGGGGATTCTACCCCGCAAGCCTTGATTTGCCTCGTTCGCGGTTCGCGAGATGATCCTTGTCTCCTCCTGGATTTTCGTCCCATAATCCTCCGCTCTCCTGGACTACCTTGACCGGCGGTACGCTCGGCCCCAAACTCAAAGACTCCATGGAACCGCTTCCCCAAGGTCGCGTCCGGCTCGGACTCGCGGATCTCATCGGGAAAGAAGTCTCACACTATCGCGTCCTCGAGGCCATCGGGGGTGGTGGTATGGGGATGGTGTTTGACGCAGAAGACATCAAGCTTGGCCGCCGCGTAGCGCTTAAATTCCTGCCGGAAGAACTAGCCAGCGACCCGGTTGCCCTGAAACGTTTTGAAGGCGAGGCGCAAACCGCGTCGGCGCTAAACCATCCCAACATCTGCACGATCTACGAAATTGAGGAACACGACGGCCAGCCGTTTATCGCCATGGAACTGCTGGAGGGAGACAATCTGCATCACTGCATGACGGCATCAGAGCCGATGCCCTTTGCATTGGTTCCATTGCTGGACATCGCAGTTCAAATTTGCGAGGGGTTGCAGGCCGCCCACGACAAGGGCATCATTCACCGCGACATCAAGCCCGCAAACCTCTTCGTAACGAAACAAGGGACAGTGAAAATCCTGGACTTTGGCATCGCAAAGGTGGCTGCGAACGAAGATATCGCAGAAAGAGTCAAGGCGGCAGCATCGCCAAACACACATCCCTGGCATCCGATCTCGGAGAACGCCGTGTGTGCCGACCGAATTGATGCAACCCTGACCCGTGCTGGGACAACGGCGGGCACTGCCGGGTATATGTCTCCGGAGCAGGTGCGCAAGGAGAAGTTAGACTCCCGCAGCGATCTCTTCTCCTTTGGGCTGGTCCTGTATCAGATGGCTGCTGGGCGGCGGGCCTTCACGGGCGAGACCGTCGAGGCTGTTCACGACGCGATTCTCAACCAGACACCAGTCCCAGTGCGCGAAGTAAACTCCGCGGTCCCGCCTGAACTGGACGCCGTAATCACAAAAGCGTTGCAGAAGGACCGCTCACGACGCTACCAGTCCGCCAATGATCTGCGAACCGAACTCAAGCGCCTGCAGCGGGATCCCGATTCGGATCACGCGGCGGTGGTTGCCGTGTTGCCGGCGGCGAAGCAGCGCGCACTTCCGGTCTGGGTAGGAATGCTGGGGGCGGCGCTGATAGTCGCCACAATTGCAGCATCGCTATTGCTGAGGACGTCCGGGGGAAAGACGGTGAACGCGATCGCGGTGCTTCCGTTTGTGAACGCCACCAACGTTGCCGACAACGAGTACCTGAGCGACGGAATCACCGAGGACCTGATCAACACGCTCTCGGAGTTGCCGAAGGTAAAGGTAGTGGCGCGCAGCACCGTGTTTCGATTCAAGGGCAAGGACGATGACCCAGCGAAGATCGGGCAGCAATTGAAAGTAGACGCCGTGCTCACCGGGCGGGTGTCAGAACACAACGGCGAACTCAGCATCCAGACCGATCTGATCAACACAGCCGACGGCACCGAAATGTGGGGAGCGCAATACTCGCGATCGAAGCCGAACATGATGACGCTGCGCGGCGAGATCGTGAATGACGTGGCGGCACGCCTGCGAGCTAAAGTCTCCGGCGAACAGCACGACGCCATGACCAGGCCGGAGACGCAGAATTCGGAAGCCTACGATCTCTACCTGAAGGGCCGCTTTGCCTGGAACCAGCGCGGCAGAGACAACGTGCGCAAGAGCATTGAGGCCTTCCAGCAGGCGATTGTGGCCGATCCAGCATTCGCGCTCGCATATTCCGGGCTGGCTGACGCGTATTCCGTAGCGCCTGGTTACGGCGTCTCGACAGCGAAGGACGCGCACGCGCTCGCCCTGGCAGCGGCTGCGAAAGCGCTACAGCTTGAACCTAACCTGGCCGAGGCTCACGCTGCGATGGCCGAGGCTCTGGCCCACACTCGTCAGTGGGAATCTGCGGAGAAGGAATTCAAGCGTTCGCTGGAGCTGAATCCCAACAACGCATCGGCGCACTACCTCTACGCCCACGCGTATCTCGTGCCGATGAAGCGCCTGGATGAAGCCACTCGGGAATACCATGAGGCGCTTGAGATCGATCCCTTATCTCCGATCATCAACGGTAATTACGGCGTGCTCCTCTCTATACAGCACAAGTACGACGAAGCCCTGAAGCAAATGACAAAGACCATGGAATTGCAGCCGAGTTTCACGGTGACTGCATTGCGCATGGGCGAACTATTTGCTCTCAAGGGCGACTATCAAAGCGCAGCCATCCAGTTGCACGTGTATTTTCCCACTCTAACGATTCCCGAGCACGCGGACGCGAGGAGTTACGGGCAAGCGACCGTCAACGCGATCGCTAATCTAACCGGATACCAGCCACCGTATCTAACCGCGGAGGCGTGGGTGTGGGTGGGAAACCAAGACAAGGTATTCGAGTATCTGCGACAGGGCTGCGCCGAAGAAGATCATCTGGAGCAGGTATTCTTGCGCAGCCCGTCATTCGATCCAATCCGGTCCGATCCACGTTACGACGAAGTAACAAAGTGCCTGAGGATTCCGCAGTAAATTGTTCCGAAGGTACCCTGCAGCCCCCGCGCGCGGGCGTCCTTACTGAAGCAGCCTGACTCATCGTCTATGCCATACCCCAAAAGAGTCATGGAAAATTCCTTCGATCTCGTGATGTGTTTGTCTTCCCTGACGCGGCATAGTTGAAGCGGGTGGAAATCCCATCGGGTGCACGAACACGCTTATAGGGCCCTCAACTCGTCCGAGCTTATGGCTTATCGAGACCAGAAGATCAAAGAGAGCGATTGCAAAATGCGGCGTATAAAGAACTCGGCCACACTGAGCGCGCTTCAGATATGCACTTTCCTGTTCTTGTCGCTGGCTACAGCGGCCGCCGCTGAGCCA
Encoded here:
- a CDS encoding protein kinase, with the translated sequence MSPPGFSSHNPPLSWTTLTGGTLGPKLKDSMEPLPQGRVRLGLADLIGKEVSHYRVLEAIGGGGMGMVFDAEDIKLGRRVALKFLPEELASDPVALKRFEGEAQTASALNHPNICTIYEIEEHDGQPFIAMELLEGDNLHHCMTASEPMPFALVPLLDIAVQICEGLQAAHDKGIIHRDIKPANLFVTKQGTVKILDFGIAKVAANEDIAERVKAAASPNTHPWHPISENAVCADRIDATLTRAGTTAGTAGYMSPEQVRKEKLDSRSDLFSFGLVLYQMAAGRRAFTGETVEAVHDAILNQTPVPVREVNSAVPPELDAVITKALQKDRSRRYQSANDLRTELKRLQRDPDSDHAAVVAVLPAAKQRALPVWVGMLGAALIVATIAASLLLRTSGGKTVNAIAVLPFVNATNVADNEYLSDGITEDLINTLSELPKVKVVARSTVFRFKGKDDDPAKIGQQLKVDAVLTGRVSEHNGELSIQTDLINTADGTEMWGAQYSRSKPNMMTLRGEIVNDVAARLRAKVSGEQHDAMTRPETQNSEAYDLYLKGRFAWNQRGRDNVRKSIEAFQQAIVADPAFALAYSGLADAYSVAPGYGVSTAKDAHALALAAAAKALQLEPNLAEAHAAMAEALAHTRQWESAEKEFKRSLELNPNNASAHYLYAHAYLVPMKRLDEATREYHEALEIDPLSPIINGNYGVLLSIQHKYDEALKQMTKTMELQPSFTVTALRMGELFALKGDYQSAAIQLHVYFPTLTIPEHADARSYGQATVNAIANLTGYQPPYLTAEAWVWVGNQDKVFEYLRQGCAEEDHLEQVFLRSPSFDPIRSDPRYDEVTKCLRIPQ